A single Maniola hyperantus chromosome 11, iAphHyp1.2, whole genome shotgun sequence DNA region contains:
- the LOC117986654 gene encoding uncharacterized protein, whose product MRILCVYLLLQTVSALAAFGGYYGGALLCDQWKCLNGKFNFTDVLPQKDQYSNVIKGLLPAEWHYQADVAVDKCYEFQAMEKYTNICPGQGLLHCVVDKLIQSCPLEYWHRRDACAPVSCLPGNNYMFAQSRYNNLQENMPLERRSAQFLENYFKSKCCDLPQLFNDSLLNECGFTEVLHYIYREADLKTAFRSGPSIQDVPTKKTDDVVGEVYNFHMLPESTTPASNFEYSTIHDEMNQDGQIEEIQNPLDCCQQIDDFIQPNWRAECDFKLKWDSKHRLTDRNYTDDTPINTVQCKDLPPAMSCVLNKMGLLNQWGFINHFGMKNRIREYSNYRPSYLYEVLNAAFLFAPWYDDFCDSPRKLFNLLDAMLLVCDLSKRRTNHHCNKMFIEISDSLSNKTRVTLDEVQRNSNQDAGYVYDGGYSSRKLNNQHLNSRLILPSSKVTLNSTYNTKRYDFGVLGLLGTPPPVSLIDLKPQNKTLVLLPVYQRTPKNDPLAINSLHNDGVLRG is encoded by the exons GTATCGGCACTAGCAGCTTTCGGAGGATATTATGGCGGGGCACTcttg TGCGACCAATGGAAATGCCTGAACGGAAAATTCAATTTTACCGATGTTTTGCCACAAAAAGATCAGTACAGCAATGTCATCAAGGGTCTTCTTCCAGCTGAATGGCACTATCAAGCGGATGTTGCAGTGGACAAATGCTATGAGTTTCAAGCAATGGAAAAGTACACTAACATATGCCCTGGCCAGGGCTTGCTGCATTGTGTTGTGGATAAATTGATTCAg AGCTGCCCGTTAGAGTATTGGCATCGACGTGACGCCTGCGCTCCCGTGTCATGTCTCCCCGGAAATAACTACATGTTTGCTCAAAG CCGGTACAATAATCTCCAGGAGAATATGCCGTTAGAAAGACGATCTGctcaatttttagaaaat TACTTCAAGTCCAAATGCTGCGACTTGCCACAGCTGTTCAATGACAGTTTGCTCAACGAGTGTGGCTTCACGGAGGTGCTGCACTATATCTACCGCGAAGCAGACTTGAAAACGGCCTTTAGAAGTGGTCCTAGTATACAG GATGTACCAACAAAGAAGACAGATGACGTGGTTGGCGAGGTTTACAATTTCCATATG TTACCAGAAAGTACAACTCCAGCTTCAAACTTCGAGTACTCTACTATTCATGATGAGATGAACCAAGACGGTCAAATCGAAGAG ATTCAAAACCCATTGGACTGCTGCCAGCAAATTGACGACTTCATCCAACCCAACTGGAGAGCTGAATGCGATTTTAAACTGAAGTGGGATTCCAAACATAGACTCACAGACAGAAACTATACCGATGATACACCAATAAATACCGTCCAG tGCAAAGACCTCCCACCAGCGATGTCTTGCGTCCTAAACAAGATGGGTCTCCTGAACCAGTGGGGTTTCATTAACCACTTTGGTATGAAGAACAGAATCCGAGAGTACAGCAACTACAGACCATCGTACCTGTACGAAGTCCTCAATGCTGCCTTTTTGTTTGCACCGTGGTATGATGACTTTTGCGACTCGCCGAGGAAACTGTTTAATTTGCTCGATGCAATGTTATTG GTATGCGATCTGTCAAAGCGCCGCACGAACCATCACTGCAACAAAATGTTTATCGAAATAAGTGACTCCCTATCGAATAAAACGAGAGTAACCCTCGACGAAGTACAGAGAAATTCCAACCAAGACGCAGGATACGTGTATGATGGAGGTTATTCGTCAAGAAAACTTAATAACCAACATTTAAACTCAAGACTAATCTTACCCAGTAGTAAAGTAACATTGAATTCAACTTATAACACCAAAAGATACGACTTTGGAGTGTTAGGTTTGTTAGGGACCCCTCCGCCAGTGAGCTTGATAGATTTGAAACCTCAAAACAAAACCTTGGTTCTGTTGCCAGTTTATCAAAGGACGCCGAAAAATGATCCTTTGGCTATCAATTCTTTGCATAACGATGGTGTCTTGAGGGGCTGA